A genome region from Hippopotamus amphibius kiboko isolate mHipAmp2 chromosome 1, mHipAmp2.hap2, whole genome shotgun sequence includes the following:
- the SKP1 gene encoding S-phase kinase-associated protein 1 — protein MPSIKLQSSDGEIFEVDVEIAKQSVTIKTMLEDLGMDDEGDDDPVPLPNVNAAILKKVIQWCTHHKDDPPPPEDDENKEKRTDDIPVWDQEFLKVDQGTLFELILAANYLDIKGLLDVTCKTVANMIKGKTPEEIRKTFNIKNDFTEEEEAQVRKENQWCEEK, from the exons atGCCTTCAATTAAGTTGCAGAGTTCTGATGGAGAGATATTCGAAGTTGATGTTGAAATTGCAAAACAGTCTGTGACTATCAAGACCATGTTGGAAG ATTTGGGAATGGATGATGAAGGAGATGATGATCCAGTCCCCTTGCCAAATGTTAATGCAGCAATATTAAAAAAG GTCATTCAGTGGTGCACCCACCACAAGGATGATCCTCCTCCTCCTGAGGAtgatgagaacaaagaaaagcgAACAGATGATATCCCTGTTTGGGATCAAGAATTCCTAAAAGTTGACCAAGGAACACTTTTCGAGCTTATATTG GCTGCAAACTACTTAGACATCAAAGGTTTGCTTGATGTTACCTGCAAGACTGTTGCCAATATGATCAAGGGGAAAACTCCTGAGGAGATTCGAAAGAcattcaatatcaaaaatgatTTTACTGAAGAAGAGGAAGCCCAG GTACGCAAAGAGAACCAGTGGTGTGAGGAGAAGTGA